One Littorina saxatilis isolate snail1 linkage group LG1, US_GU_Lsax_2.0, whole genome shotgun sequence genomic window carries:
- the LOC138945609 gene encoding uncharacterized protein isoform X1, which translates to MMAGCEGRPEIKNKQMLGMKRATCLTEFRKTKTWLENEGNADYFKRTKEEFSKLSPEDKELFRKKATERGIPSTMKDRQSYANLLTDQMTNVRKVVEQMGGFVSFHLILDGEHRRAASTQMCLIEDRLQYPRDLTSLVAQSERKQKNLSEATAADGDRGAKKDEKQELRRQVQAVLNKAYQTRRRKQARTPLLSPDEPSIAEPGVAESGVAEPSIAQPGVAQPGVAQPGVAQPGVAQPGVAQPGVAQPGVAQPGVAQPGVAQPGVAQPGVTKPSQNEPSDSVIDLREMAKVEEDTVIGILNLLSEGGAGDKTLSDAQNPHLAKRSRKVDLPVEKESEGEEQPLIKKPRVWTREEDAIILEAVGNRSNIRQHELKELIDKFPEFKGRTRSSVNSRLRLIALKKRS; encoded by the exons ATGATGGCCGGCTGTGAAGGCAGACCAGAG ATAAAGAATAAGCAGATGCTTGGAATGAAGCGCGCCACTTGTCTCACGGAGTTCCGGAAGACCAAAACATGGCTTGAGAATGAAG GGAATGCTGATTATTTTAAGAGAACGAAGGAGGAATTTTCTAAACTGTCGCCAGAAGATAAAGAGCTTTTCCGGAAGAAAGCAACAGAGAGGGGCATACCCTCCACAATGAAAGACAGGCAGAGTTATGCCAACCTTCTGACTGACCAGATGACCAATGTG AGGAAAGTAGTTGAGCAGATGGGAGGCTTTGTTTCCTTCCACCTGATCCTGGATGGGGAGCACCGAAGGGCTGCCTCAACTCAGATGTGCCTTATCGAGGATCGCCTTCAGTATCCAAGAGATCTGACCAGCTTAGTCGCCCAGTCTGAGCGCAAGCAGAAAAACTTGTCTGAAGCCACAGCTGCTGATGGAGATAGAG GAGCTAAGAAGGATGAAAAACAAGAGCTGCGCCGTCAGGTCCAGGCCGTACTCAACAAGGCTTATC AAACCAGGAGGCGCAAGCAAGCTAGAACACCTTTGCTTAG TCCTGATGAGCCAAGCATCGCTGAGCCGGGAGTCGCTGAGTCAGGAGTCGCTGAGCCAAGCATCGCTCAGCCGGGAGTCGCTCAGCCGGGAGTCGCTCAGCCGGGAGTCGCTCAGCCAGGAGTCGCTCAGCCGGGAGTCGCTCAGCCAGGAGTCGCTCAGCCAGGAGTCGCTCAGCCGGGAGTCGCTCAGCCGGGAGTCGCTCAGCCAGGCGTTGCTCAACCAGGGGTCACTAAGCCAAGCCAGAATGAGCCTTCAGACAG TGTCATAGATCTGCGGGAGATGGCAAAAGTGGAAGAAGACACCGTCATAGGCATTTTGAATCTCCTTTCAGAGGGTGGTGCAG GAGACAAGACATTAAGTGATGCTCAAAACCCACATCTGGCCAAGAGATCCAGGAAAG ttgatctgcctgtAGAAAAGGAGTCAGAAGGAGAGGAGCAACCACTGATTAAGAAACCCCGAG TGTGGACCAGAGAGGAGGATGCCATCATTCTAGAAGCAGTGGGGAACAGGAGCAATATTAGGCAACATGAACTAAAAGAATTGATAGACAAGTTCCCAGAGTTTAAAGGACGAACCAGGTCCAGTGTGAATAGCAGGCTCCGGCTGATTGCCTTGAAAAAAAGATCTTAA
- the LOC138945609 gene encoding uncharacterized protein isoform X2 yields MLGMKRATCLTEFRKTKTWLENEGNADYFKRTKEEFSKLSPEDKELFRKKATERGIPSTMKDRQSYANLLTDQMTNVRKVVEQMGGFVSFHLILDGEHRRAASTQMCLIEDRLQYPRDLTSLVAQSERKQKNLSEATAADGDRGAKKDEKQELRRQVQAVLNKAYQTRRRKQARTPLLSPDEPSIAEPGVAESGVAEPSIAQPGVAQPGVAQPGVAQPGVAQPGVAQPGVAQPGVAQPGVAQPGVAQPGVAQPGVTKPSQNEPSDSVIDLREMAKVEEDTVIGILNLLSEGGAGDKTLSDAQNPHLAKRSRKVDLPVEKESEGEEQPLIKKPRVWTREEDAIILEAVGNRSNIRQHELKELIDKFPEFKGRTRSSVNSRLRLIALKKRS; encoded by the exons ATGCTTGGAATGAAGCGCGCCACTTGTCTCACGGAGTTCCGGAAGACCAAAACATGGCTTGAGAATGAAG GGAATGCTGATTATTTTAAGAGAACGAAGGAGGAATTTTCTAAACTGTCGCCAGAAGATAAAGAGCTTTTCCGGAAGAAAGCAACAGAGAGGGGCATACCCTCCACAATGAAAGACAGGCAGAGTTATGCCAACCTTCTGACTGACCAGATGACCAATGTG AGGAAAGTAGTTGAGCAGATGGGAGGCTTTGTTTCCTTCCACCTGATCCTGGATGGGGAGCACCGAAGGGCTGCCTCAACTCAGATGTGCCTTATCGAGGATCGCCTTCAGTATCCAAGAGATCTGACCAGCTTAGTCGCCCAGTCTGAGCGCAAGCAGAAAAACTTGTCTGAAGCCACAGCTGCTGATGGAGATAGAG GAGCTAAGAAGGATGAAAAACAAGAGCTGCGCCGTCAGGTCCAGGCCGTACTCAACAAGGCTTATC AAACCAGGAGGCGCAAGCAAGCTAGAACACCTTTGCTTAG TCCTGATGAGCCAAGCATCGCTGAGCCGGGAGTCGCTGAGTCAGGAGTCGCTGAGCCAAGCATCGCTCAGCCGGGAGTCGCTCAGCCGGGAGTCGCTCAGCCGGGAGTCGCTCAGCCAGGAGTCGCTCAGCCGGGAGTCGCTCAGCCAGGAGTCGCTCAGCCAGGAGTCGCTCAGCCGGGAGTCGCTCAGCCGGGAGTCGCTCAGCCAGGCGTTGCTCAACCAGGGGTCACTAAGCCAAGCCAGAATGAGCCTTCAGACAG TGTCATAGATCTGCGGGAGATGGCAAAAGTGGAAGAAGACACCGTCATAGGCATTTTGAATCTCCTTTCAGAGGGTGGTGCAG GAGACAAGACATTAAGTGATGCTCAAAACCCACATCTGGCCAAGAGATCCAGGAAAG ttgatctgcctgtAGAAAAGGAGTCAGAAGGAGAGGAGCAACCACTGATTAAGAAACCCCGAG TGTGGACCAGAGAGGAGGATGCCATCATTCTAGAAGCAGTGGGGAACAGGAGCAATATTAGGCAACATGAACTAAAAGAATTGATAGACAAGTTCCCAGAGTTTAAAGGACGAACCAGGTCCAGTGTGAATAGCAGGCTCCGGCTGATTGCCTTGAAAAAAAGATCTTAA